In Setaria viridis chromosome 5, Setaria_viridis_v4.0, whole genome shotgun sequence, the genomic stretch AGAGAGGGCCAAGGAATTCTCGAAAGCAAAGAATAAAAGAGGTATGAGTCAAATCATCGTATTGCCATTTGTAATATATACTTTCGTTAGTGCACCTAAATTTGCTCTGTACATGTGTTGTGCTGTAAACTTAAAAAGTATCAAAATAAATTTCTTTTGGTGCATATACATTGGATCAACAAATGTGTGTATTCCTTTGGACACAGTTTTATGCTTATTGTTGTTAATATGATCGTGTCATCATGTTGAATTGCGTTCTATCAAATCAAATTTAGGTTTGTATGTACCTGCATTGTACTTGAGGTACATAGTATGCAATTTGCATATAGCATTATTTCTGGATCAATCTTCACCATTTTTATTCACAGACCTCATGATATGCATCTTATTATTAGCCAATACAGCTTATATTCACTGTATCTTTTACTTCTTATTATTTTGCTTTCATTTAAACTATTATTGATTATATTAAAATGTCACTAACTTCCTTTTTTATGCGATGAAAACTAGATTTATAGAAGATTGTGCTAATGCGAATGATTCTTGCTCTTAACAGCTGCTATCCAGTCCTTGAAGAGGAAAAAACTTTATGAGCAACAAATTGAGCAGCTTGGAAATTTCCAGTTGAGAATCCATGATCAGGTTAATAGTCCTATTCAAACATTTGGAACTTTTGTTTACTATATATTATGTGTGCTAACTATATAACACCTTATACAGATGATCATGTTAGAAGCAGCTAAAGCTACAACAGAGACTGTCGATGCATTGAGGACTGGAGCTGCAGCTATGAAAGCAATGCAAAAAGCAACGTTAGTATTAGTTTTGAGTCTATTTGAGGGTTTTCCCACATAATCGTTGAAGGTATCTAAATGATTATTTACCATGCCCCTGCAGAAATATTGATGATGTTGACAAGACTATGGATGAAATTAATGAACAGACAGAAAACATGAAACAAATTCAAGATGCTTTATCAGCTCCTCTTGGAGCTtctgctgattttgatgaggtAATTCACTATAATGATTTAATTTTACAACATTGCATCACATTGTTTTCTCTGACGTACTTATCACCTATTGCACCAAAAAACTTACAGGATGAACTGGAAGCGGAACTTGAAGAACTGGAGGGAGCAGAGTTGGAATCTCAGCTTCTGGAGCCTGTTGCAGCTCCTCCTGTGCATCCAGTGCATGTCCCTACCAAGCAACCAGCTCGCCCTGCTCCACAGAAAGCTACAGCTGAAGATGATGAGCTTGCTGCACTGCAAGCTGAAATGGCGTTGTGATGAGGTTAGTGTTTGATCCATTTCTACCTCTTGTTGCTTTCATGGGATTGTTTCACCACTACCTGTTAGCTATGCAAAGTGGTCAACCGGTTGTATATTGATCAATGGTACTACTTTGTTAATGGTCTGATGTCGAAATGTGCATAAAGTAGCTAGTTGTTAAATATACTTACGCTGTGTTTATTCCTTGAATATTTTATAAATCTTTGATTGTTCAGTTGCTGTTGTAGCTCCAAAGATATCCTAATGCATTAGGATGGTAGGAATGTTCTGTCACTTGGAGTACTGTACAATGAAACCATCTAGTACTTTACAGTTGCTGTTAGGATAGTTTTTGAAATAATGCTGTTAGGATACTGGCCTGAGAAAGAGAGGTCAGCAGTTCTGATGAGGCAAGTTGAATGCTGGAAACATGTGCATGACAGTTCTCTGTTTGATGGACTTCTCAAATAAAGAGGCATATGCTTAATGGAGAAATTATATCCATCCAGTTGTCCAATATTACTAATGCTCCTTAGAATTGAAATGCCAATTTTGTCTGACCCATTGttgattgtaaagtttgaaagTTCTAATGGGCTGGGAACCTAGTTTCATATAAGTTGTCCTGTGTATGAAAAAACTTATTGCGTCCACATTAGTTTGCCTCCATTTTCATTTGGCCGTTTATTACTCAAAGGTTATTGTAATTTGGAAAATCAAATATTTGCAGAATTTGCTTGGAATTTAGAGTTCAGTTGTTCATCTTTATGGTGTATGGAATAGAGAAGAAATTTGGACGTTTGGTTTCTGACTTTCTGTTTTGCATGTGTCTATGTTACTGTTCGTTCATTATTAACTGAACTGAAAACCTGCAGGTTCCCAATGAAGAGGTGAAATGTGTAAATGATTGGCGTTACACTAAGAAGGTCCAAGCGAGTCTGGCTATGATATATTTGCCCATGTGTGTATAATCTTGGGGGTGTATTTGGCAACCGAAGCAGAAAAAAGGCTGCTCCAGCCAATGTTTGTTTCAGTGGTTTTGGGGTCTGTTCTCAATAGACGGTTTCATTTAATGTGGCTCGGTTTGCTCCATCCATGCTAACCTCCCACATCAACGTGCATTGTTGTCATACAGTATTTTTCGTTGACCCATATTGTCTGGAGCCATGTAAAAATG encodes the following:
- the LOC117856120 gene encoding vacuolar protein sorting-associated protein 32 homolog 1; protein product: MSMFNRIFGKPKEQANSNALATLDKLNETLDMLEKKEKVLEKKAAAELERAKEFSKAKNKRAAIQSLKRKKLYEQQIEQLGNFQLRIHDQMIMLEAAKATTETVDALRTGAAAMKAMQKATNIDDVDKTMDEINEQTENMKQIQDALSAPLGASADFDEDELEAELEELEGAELESQLLEPVAAPPVHPVHVPTKQPARPAPQKATAEDDELAALQAEMAL